From Enhydrobacter sp., the proteins below share one genomic window:
- a CDS encoding polysaccharide deacetylase family protein: MNLETHGRYDYVPLRGRPDYSWPGGKRLAVYFALNLEHFSFGEGLGAELAPGGPPPDVLNYAWRDYGNRVGAWYLLDAFDALDLPMATLVNSAMYDYAPQLVAACRARGDEIVGHGRTNAERQGVLDEATERALIVEATARLTKEEGGAPEGWLGPWISQSQCTPDLLAEAGYRYTLDWCMDDQPVRFRCRGGRRLLAVPYPQELNDIPAIVARKAGAAEFADMIVDQYDEMRDLSATRPLVLGVALHAYIVGQPHRLRHLRRALRHIAVDRAAVWLTTPGAIARHCRSLPDGVVP; the protein is encoded by the coding sequence ATGAACCTCGAGACCCACGGCCGCTACGACTATGTTCCCTTGCGCGGGCGCCCCGACTATTCGTGGCCCGGCGGCAAGCGCCTGGCGGTCTATTTCGCACTCAACCTCGAGCATTTCTCGTTCGGCGAGGGATTGGGCGCCGAGCTTGCACCGGGCGGCCCGCCGCCCGACGTGCTGAACTACGCCTGGCGCGACTACGGCAACCGGGTCGGCGCGTGGTACCTGCTCGATGCGTTCGACGCGCTGGACTTGCCGATGGCGACACTGGTCAACAGCGCGATGTACGACTATGCGCCGCAACTCGTCGCGGCCTGCCGGGCGCGGGGCGACGAGATCGTTGGACACGGGCGTACCAACGCCGAGCGCCAGGGCGTGCTCGACGAGGCCACCGAACGGGCGTTGATCGTCGAGGCGACGGCGAGGTTGACGAAGGAGGAGGGCGGGGCACCCGAGGGCTGGCTCGGGCCATGGATCTCGCAGAGCCAGTGCACGCCCGACCTGCTCGCGGAAGCCGGCTATCGTTACACCCTCGACTGGTGCATGGACGACCAGCCGGTCCGGTTTCGCTGCCGCGGCGGGCGGCGCCTGCTGGCGGTTCCCTATCCCCAGGAACTGAACGACATTCCGGCGATCGTCGCGCGCAAGGCCGGCGCGGCGGAGTTCGCCGACATGATCGTCGACCAGTATGACGAGATGCGCGACCTTTCCGCCACGCGGCCCCTGGTGTTGGGGGTTGCGCTGCACGCCTACATCGTCGGCCAGCCGCACCGCCTGCGGCACTTGCGGCGGGCGCTGCGCCACATCGCCGTCGACCGCGCCGCGGTCTGGCTGACGACCCCGGGGGCGATCGCGCGCCATTGCAGGTCACTGCCGGACGGCGTCGTTCCCTAG
- a CDS encoding HNH endonuclease, translated as MGLEVHGESVAPKVPMGYRPASRYNFREMTRYWWVNHKQTATQEIENQYLWSPKTNRNGARNRFYDNMRLADPGDLVLSYANRVVAAVGRVAEFAFTAPKPSEFGNTGAYWLNEGWLLPVYWTPLVPAVHPKALIDVLRPSLPRKYSPIRPETGDGNQSVYLASIPREVFDTIVAAGAVDYALLLRGGANSLTFHAVKEQLEDRVERIIRDDIGLDGTERQSVIQARRGQGAFRSNVEKIEKSCRLTGVTNPTLLIASHIRPWRSCETSQQRLDGMNGLLLTPDADLLFDRGVITFEDDGKMRVSPRFDQDDLRRLGLGESAWRQLGFSEAPMAWQDDGAFTPGQRDYLSYHRSEVYVP; from the coding sequence GTGGGTCTCGAGGTTCATGGCGAAAGCGTAGCGCCCAAAGTGCCGATGGGCTATCGGCCAGCCAGCCGGTACAATTTCCGCGAGATGACGCGGTATTGGTGGGTCAACCACAAGCAGACTGCGACGCAGGAAATCGAGAACCAGTACCTGTGGTCGCCGAAAACCAACAGGAACGGGGCGCGCAATCGATTCTATGACAACATGCGATTGGCCGATCCCGGCGATCTCGTCTTGTCTTATGCGAACCGAGTCGTCGCCGCGGTGGGTCGCGTCGCGGAGTTCGCCTTCACGGCGCCGAAACCTTCAGAGTTCGGGAACACGGGTGCGTACTGGCTGAACGAGGGTTGGCTGCTGCCCGTCTATTGGACTCCCCTGGTTCCGGCCGTCCATCCGAAGGCTCTTATCGACGTGCTGCGACCTTCGTTGCCCAGGAAGTACTCGCCGATCCGGCCGGAGACCGGCGATGGCAATCAATCGGTGTATCTCGCGAGTATTCCTCGGGAAGTTTTCGATACCATCGTCGCCGCCGGCGCCGTGGATTACGCCCTGCTCCTTCGGGGCGGAGCCAACAGCCTGACGTTTCATGCCGTCAAGGAGCAGCTCGAGGACCGCGTCGAACGGATCATCCGCGACGACATTGGTCTCGACGGCACGGAACGACAAAGCGTGATCCAGGCACGACGGGGTCAGGGAGCGTTTCGTTCCAACGTCGAGAAGATCGAGAAGTCGTGTCGATTGACCGGGGTCACGAATCCGACGTTGCTGATCGCCAGCCATATCCGGCCATGGCGGTCATGCGAAACGTCGCAGCAGCGCCTGGATGGCATGAACGGCCTGTTGCTGACACCCGACGCCGATCTGCTCTTCGATCGGGGGGTCATCACCTTCGAGGACGACGGCAAGATGCGCGTATCGCCGCGCTTCGACCAGGACGACCTGCGTCGGTTGGGCCTCGGCGAGTCGGCGTGGCGACAGCTCGGCTTCTCCGAGGCGCCCATGGCATGGCAGGACGACGGAGCCTTTACGCCCGGGCAGCGCGACTATCTCTCCTACCATCGGAGCGAAGTCTACGTTCCCTGA
- a CDS encoding ABC transporter permease: MSNARRGPAFWFLAGFFGLFVLFLYGPTITITVLSFQGPTGGLTFPMNGVSLHWFGNLFEKQMVGDFYGSFRRSMVLGLLTMAVTVVASFMAGLAFRRRFPGANVIFYLAIASLIVPSILISLGIGLLFRVLGLDTAWYSSAFGAHLTWTLPFGLLIMFAVFNRFDRRYEEAARDLGATSWQTTRHVVVPILLPSLIGVGLFGFTLSYDEFARSLYASGTFNTLPLEIYAMTTNVTTPVLYALGTVTTGVSFLVIALALVSTTILRRRRARHGSDAGKAA, from the coding sequence GTGAGCAACGCGCGCCGAGGCCCCGCCTTCTGGTTCCTCGCCGGATTCTTCGGCCTGTTCGTGCTGTTCCTCTACGGCCCGACCATCACCATCACCGTGCTGTCGTTCCAGGGACCGACCGGCGGCCTCACCTTCCCGATGAACGGCGTGTCGCTGCACTGGTTCGGCAACCTGTTCGAGAAGCAGATGGTCGGCGACTTCTACGGCTCGTTTCGCCGCTCGATGGTCCTCGGGCTGCTGACCATGGCAGTGACCGTGGTCGCGTCGTTCATGGCGGGTCTCGCCTTCCGCCGGCGCTTCCCCGGCGCGAACGTGATCTTCTACCTTGCCATCGCCAGCCTGATCGTGCCGTCGATCCTGATCAGCCTCGGCATCGGCCTGCTGTTCCGGGTGCTCGGCCTTGACACCGCCTGGTACAGCTCGGCTTTCGGCGCGCACCTGACCTGGACGTTGCCGTTCGGCCTGCTGATCATGTTCGCCGTCTTCAACCGCTTCGACCGGCGTTACGAAGAGGCGGCGCGCGATCTCGGTGCCACTTCGTGGCAAACCACCCGGCACGTCGTGGTCCCGATCCTGCTGCCGAGCCTGATCGGCGTCGGCCTGTTCGGCTTCACGCTCTCATACGACGAGTTCGCCCGCAGCCTCTACGCTTCGGGCACCTTCAACACCTTGCCGCTCGAGATCTACGCCATGACCACCAACGTCACGACGCCGGTGCTCTACGCGCTCGGCACCGTGACCACAGGCGTGTCGTTCCTCGTGATCGCCCTCGCCCTGGTGTCGACCACGATCCTGCGGCGGCGTCGCGCCCGCCACGGCAGCGATGCCGGCAAGGCGGCATGA
- a CDS encoding ABC transporter permease, translating into MNRINVWVTYLQVAPLALVFLLFLVVPIVTIVVVSFFDYNTTQIIPAFLIQNYDELLSSPVTWQTYLQTLQFAAITWAITLVVGFVVAYFLAFHVRSATWQTVLFLVCTIPFWTSNIIRMISWIPFLGRNGLLNTTLIGMGIIDRPLEFLLFSPFSVVLAYVHLYTLFMVVPIFNSMMRIDRSLLEAARDAGATGWQTLWNVVVPLCKPGIAIGSIFVVTIVMGDFVTVRLMSGGQSASVGLMMMNAMSLLQYPAAAANAVILLLLVLLTVAAMMRLVDIRKEL; encoded by the coding sequence ATGAATCGGATCAACGTCTGGGTCACTTACCTGCAGGTGGCGCCGCTCGCGCTGGTCTTCCTGCTGTTCCTGGTCGTGCCGATCGTCACGATCGTGGTGGTCAGCTTCTTCGACTACAACACCACGCAGATCATCCCGGCGTTCCTGATCCAGAACTACGACGAGCTGCTGAGCTCGCCGGTCACCTGGCAGACCTACCTGCAGACCCTGCAGTTCGCTGCAATCACCTGGGCGATCACGCTGGTCGTGGGCTTCGTCGTCGCCTACTTCCTCGCCTTCCACGTCAGGTCCGCGACCTGGCAGACCGTGCTGTTCCTGGTCTGCACCATCCCGTTCTGGACCTCCAACATCATCCGCATGATCTCGTGGATCCCCTTCCTCGGGCGCAACGGGCTGCTCAACACCACACTGATCGGCATGGGCATCATCGACCGACCGCTCGAATTCCTGCTGTTCTCGCCCTTCTCCGTGGTGCTGGCCTACGTCCACCTCTACACGCTGTTCATGGTGGTGCCGATCTTCAACTCGATGATGCGCATCGACCGCTCGCTGCTCGAGGCGGCGCGCGACGCCGGCGCCACCGGCTGGCAGACGCTGTGGAACGTCGTCGTGCCGCTGTGCAAGCCCGGCATCGCCATCGGCTCGATCTTCGTCGTCACCATCGTGATGGGCGACTTCGTCACCGTCCGGCTGATGAGCGGCGGCCAGAGCGCCTCGGTCGGGCTGATGATGATGAACGCCATGTCGCTGCTGCAGTACCCCGCCGCCGCCGCCAATGCGGTGATCCTGCTGCTGCTCGTGCTGCTCACCGTCGCCGCCATGATGCGGCTGGTCGACATCCGCAAGGAGCTGTGA
- a CDS encoding extracellular solute-binding protein, protein MARTNSKGLGRRKVLKGAVGVAGALAGTTLGAPTIWAQATRNITLRQIGTGVSAINEIAEKCKADLGITLQMTALDSDAVVQRVVTQPNSFDIGDIEYWMCKKVFPANTLQAMNVKKIKYFDKIVPIFTSGKLKPDSVIAQGTAPNTVSFVEGAGSTKFAKGQTEWFTMIPTIYNADTLGIRPDLVGRKIENWKDILDPRFKGKTSILNIPSIGIMDAAMICESAGIVKYGDKGNMTRAEIDKTIDFLIKTKKEGQFRAFWKTFDESVNLMASGEVVIQSMWSPAVTAVRAKGIPCVYQPLKEGYRAWGGGLSLAKHLQGAQLDAAYEYINWYLSGWVGAFLNRQGYYSAVLETAKANMTEDEWGYWMEGKPAKGEIKNPQGVVMEKPGAVRDGGSFYDRMGAVSCWNAVMDEDRYMVQKWNQFIAA, encoded by the coding sequence ATGGCTCGCACGAACAGCAAGGGTCTGGGCCGCCGCAAGGTCCTGAAAGGTGCCGTCGGCGTGGCCGGCGCGCTCGCCGGCACGACGCTCGGCGCGCCGACGATCTGGGCGCAGGCCACCAGGAACATCACCCTGCGCCAGATCGGCACCGGCGTGTCGGCGATCAACGAGATCGCCGAGAAGTGCAAGGCCGATCTCGGCATCACGCTGCAGATGACGGCGCTCGATTCCGACGCGGTCGTGCAGCGCGTCGTCACCCAGCCCAACTCGTTCGACATCGGCGACATCGAGTACTGGATGTGCAAGAAGGTCTTCCCGGCGAACACGCTGCAGGCGATGAACGTCAAGAAGATCAAGTATTTCGACAAGATCGTGCCGATCTTCACTTCGGGCAAACTCAAGCCCGATTCGGTGATCGCCCAGGGCACCGCGCCCAACACCGTGAGCTTTGTCGAAGGCGCCGGCTCGACCAAGTTCGCCAAGGGCCAGACCGAGTGGTTCACGATGATCCCGACGATCTACAACGCCGACACGCTCGGCATCCGCCCCGACCTGGTCGGCCGCAAGATCGAGAACTGGAAGGACATCCTCGACCCCAGGTTCAAGGGCAAGACGTCGATCCTCAACATCCCGTCGATCGGCATCATGGACGCCGCGATGATCTGCGAATCGGCCGGCATCGTGAAGTACGGCGACAAGGGCAACATGACCCGCGCGGAGATCGACAAGACCATCGATTTCCTGATCAAGACCAAGAAGGAAGGCCAGTTCCGCGCCTTCTGGAAGACCTTCGACGAGTCGGTGAACCTGATGGCGTCGGGCGAGGTGGTGATCCAGTCGATGTGGTCGCCCGCGGTGACGGCGGTGCGTGCCAAGGGCATCCCCTGCGTCTACCAGCCGCTCAAGGAAGGGTACCGCGCCTGGGGTGGCGGCCTGTCGCTCGCCAAGCACCTGCAGGGCGCCCAGCTCGACGCCGCCTACGAGTACATCAACTGGTACCTCTCCGGCTGGGTCGGCGCCTTCCTCAACCGCCAGGGCTACTATTCGGCGGTGCTCGAGACGGCCAAGGCCAACATGACCGAGGACGAGTGGGGCTACTGGATGGAAGGCAAGCCGGCCAAGGGCGAGATCAAGAACCCGCAGGGCGTCGTCATGGAGAAGCCCGGTGCAGTGCGCGACGGCGGCTCGTTCTACGATCGGATGGGCGCCGTCTCGTGCTGGAATGCGGTGATGGACGAGGATCGCTACATGGTCCAGAAGTGGAACCAGTTCATCGCCGCCTAG
- a CDS encoding ABC transporter ATP-binding protein: MALKPDIELVAVTKRYGDTVAVDHVSLKIPAGSYCCLLGPSGCGKTTTLRMIAGHEETTGGDVILGSENITRLPPAARGTAMMFQSYALFPHLDCVDNVAFSLKMRGVDRETRRGRALDMLRRVQMEPYAGRLPAQLSGGQQQRVALARALITDPQVLLLDEPLSALDPFLRVRMREELKSLQTRLGISFIHVTHSQDEAMALADLVVVMNQGRIEQAAPPRHVFNRPASAFVARFIGGHNVLPAAVARASGGAEYVAIRADRVTVRPGGEARDATSLCGVARSVEYLGPTVQVGIDVAGLETLFAVVPESRFDASPVAPGQPVVMSWQPEDVHVLGH, translated from the coding sequence ATGGCCCTGAAGCCCGACATCGAGCTGGTTGCCGTCACCAAGCGCTATGGTGACACGGTTGCCGTCGATCATGTGAGTCTCAAGATTCCCGCCGGTTCGTATTGCTGTCTGCTCGGGCCCTCGGGTTGCGGAAAGACCACGACCTTGCGCATGATCGCCGGCCACGAGGAGACGACCGGGGGTGACGTCATCCTGGGCTCGGAGAACATCACCCGCCTGCCGCCGGCCGCGCGCGGCACGGCGATGATGTTCCAGAGCTACGCGCTGTTTCCCCATCTCGACTGCGTCGACAACGTCGCCTTCAGCCTCAAAATGCGCGGCGTCGACCGCGAGACGCGCCGCGGCCGCGCGCTCGACATGCTGCGGCGCGTGCAGATGGAACCCTATGCAGGCCGGCTGCCGGCCCAGCTCTCGGGCGGGCAGCAGCAGCGCGTGGCGCTGGCCCGCGCGCTGATCACCGATCCGCAGGTGCTGCTGCTCGACGAGCCCTTGTCGGCGCTCGATCCGTTCCTGCGCGTCAGGATGCGCGAGGAGCTGAAGAGCCTGCAGACCCGGCTCGGCATCTCCTTCATCCATGTCACGCACAGCCAGGACGAGGCGATGGCACTGGCCGACCTCGTCGTGGTGATGAACCAGGGCCGGATCGAGCAGGCCGCGCCGCCGCGCCATGTGTTCAACCGGCCGGCGTCGGCATTCGTCGCCAGGTTCATCGGCGGGCACAACGTGCTGCCGGCGGCGGTGGCGCGGGCGAGCGGCGGCGCCGAGTACGTCGCCATTCGCGCCGATCGCGTGACGGTGCGGCCGGGCGGCGAGGCGCGCGACGCGACCTCGCTCTGCGGTGTCGCGCGCTCGGTCGAGTATCTCGGCCCGACGGTCCAGGTCGGCATCGATGTGGCCGGTCTCGAAACCCTGTTCGCGGTGGTGCCGGAGTCGCGCTTCGACGCGTCGCCCGTGGCGCCCGGCCAGCCGGTAGTGATGTCTTGGCAACCCGAGGACGTGCACGTTCTCGGACATTGA
- a CDS encoding hydantoinase/oxoprolinase family protein — protein MRLIGVDVGGTFTDLVYADTEAGETGVHKISTTPDDPSRGVVAGLAALCDKYGIPRDTIDVVFHGTTIATNAILEHDGAVTGMITTGGYRDILHIGRHQRPQHYSIMQDIPWQDRPLVKRRHRKTVRERLVPPSGEVLEPLDEAGVRQAVSELRDSGVQAIAICFLFSYLEPAHEARALEIVREEYPECFATTSSSVSPQFREFERFTTTAMNAFVGPKVRNYVTRLEREIETSGFKADLRIMASNGGVATPSMVAERPVLTLLSGPAAGVIGGDWAGALSGRRNLITFDVGGTSADIGIVTEGGFGEATARDTWIAGFPVLVPMIDVHTIGAGGGSIAFVDQAGAFKVGPRSAGAVPGPAAYGRGGAKATVTDANVVLGRLDRGNFLGGSMSLDEVAARRVVGDLARELGMSELEAAEGVITVINANMANAIRSRTVQKGIDPRSYALVAFGGAGPLHGAEVADMLGVPEVIVPPHPGITSAVGLLISDLRYDAIRTSFQVSGAADLARINSDFAAMRKELEDRFIADGVDLARVTFERRGDLRYVGQGYELKVPFADGTIDDAALAGAFDTFHEVHRREYGHHFAESGIEIVNLRLVGAASAATIARPATAAGKPLAEAVVRQGTCTFRVDGRLTDYPTTFYRRDLLPVGEKIPGPAVVLQMDTTTVVPPRHGFEADTAGNLVIRKELPQ, from the coding sequence ATGCGGTTGATCGGCGTCGATGTCGGCGGAACCTTCACCGACCTGGTCTATGCCGACACCGAGGCGGGCGAGACAGGCGTGCACAAGATCTCGACCACGCCCGACGATCCCTCGCGCGGCGTCGTTGCCGGCCTGGCCGCACTCTGCGACAAATACGGCATCCCGCGCGACACGATCGACGTGGTGTTCCACGGCACAACCATCGCCACCAATGCGATCCTCGAGCATGACGGCGCCGTCACCGGCATGATCACCACCGGCGGCTATCGCGACATCCTGCATATCGGCCGCCACCAGCGCCCGCAGCACTACTCGATCATGCAGGACATTCCCTGGCAGGACCGGCCGCTGGTCAAGCGACGCCATCGCAAGACGGTGAGGGAGCGGCTGGTGCCACCCAGCGGCGAGGTGCTGGAGCCGCTCGACGAGGCGGGCGTGCGGCAAGCGGTGAGCGAACTCAGGGACTCGGGCGTCCAGGCGATCGCGATCTGCTTCCTCTTCTCCTATCTCGAGCCCGCGCACGAGGCGCGGGCGCTCGAGATCGTGCGCGAGGAGTATCCCGAGTGCTTCGCCACGACATCGTCGTCGGTGTCGCCGCAGTTCCGCGAGTTCGAGCGCTTCACGACGACGGCGATGAACGCCTTCGTCGGACCGAAGGTGCGCAACTACGTGACGCGCCTCGAGCGCGAGATCGAGACGTCCGGCTTCAAAGCCGATCTGCGCATCATGGCTTCCAACGGCGGCGTGGCGACGCCCTCGATGGTGGCCGAGCGGCCCGTCCTCACCCTGCTGTCGGGCCCCGCCGCCGGCGTGATCGGCGGCGACTGGGCGGGTGCGCTCTCGGGCAGGCGCAATCTCATCACCTTCGACGTCGGCGGCACCTCGGCCGACATCGGCATCGTCACCGAGGGCGGCTTCGGCGAGGCGACGGCGCGCGACACCTGGATCGCGGGCTTCCCCGTTCTGGTGCCGATGATCGACGTGCACACGATCGGCGCCGGCGGCGGCTCGATCGCCTTCGTCGACCAGGCCGGCGCCTTCAAGGTCGGCCCGCGTTCGGCCGGCGCCGTGCCCGGTCCGGCCGCCTACGGCCGCGGCGGCGCCAAGGCCACCGTCACCGACGCCAACGTCGTGCTCGGCCGCCTCGACCGTGGCAACTTCCTCGGCGGCTCGATGTCGCTCGACGAGGTGGCGGCGCGGCGCGTCGTCGGCGATCTGGCGCGCGAGCTCGGCATGAGCGAGCTCGAGGCGGCCGAAGGCGTGATCACCGTGATCAACGCCAACATGGCCAACGCCATCCGCTCGCGGACCGTCCAGAAAGGCATCGACCCGCGCAGCTACGCGCTGGTCGCCTTCGGCGGCGCGGGGCCGCTGCACGGCGCCGAAGTCGCCGACATGCTGGGCGTCCCCGAGGTGATCGTGCCGCCCCATCCCGGCATCACCTCGGCGGTCGGGCTGCTGATCAGCGACCTGCGTTACGACGCCATCCGCACGTCTTTCCAGGTCTCCGGCGCGGCCGACCTCGCGCGCATCAATTCGGATTTCGCCGCTATGCGGAAGGAGCTCGAGGACCGCTTCATCGCCGACGGCGTCGACCTCGCCAGGGTCACGTTCGAGCGACGCGGCGATCTGCGCTATGTCGGCCAGGGCTACGAGCTCAAGGTACCGTTCGCTGACGGTACGATCGACGACGCGGCGCTCGCCGGGGCCTTCGACACCTTCCACGAGGTGCATCGGCGCGAGTACGGCCACCACTTCGCCGAGTCGGGCATCGAGATTGTCAACTTGCGCCTGGTCGGCGCCGCCAGCGCCGCCACCATCGCCAGGCCCGCCACGGCCGCCGGCAAGCCGCTTGCGGAAGCGGTGGTGCGTCAGGGCACGTGCACCTTCCGCGTCGACGGCAGGCTCACGGACTATCCGACGACTTTCTATCGCCGCGACCTGCTGCCGGTCGGCGAGAAGATCCCCGGCCCGGCCGTCGTGCTGCAGATGGACACCACCACCGTCGTGCCGCCGCGGCATGGTTTCGAGGCCGACACCGCCGGCAACCTCGTCATCCGCAAGGAGCTCCCCCAATGA
- a CDS encoding hydantoinase B/oxoprolinase family protein: MSTAAIRQPAGRPDRIDPITTSVIQGALENIAVEMGYKLMRMSYSSIIRESEDFGAALVDAEGRGLAESAQSTPLQSGPIPGYVRGVLRILKERGDAFQPGDVVMHNDAYSGASHGPDVAFIVPVFVAGKLIGFAATTAHHLDIGALSPGSCGIVEAIDAYAEGLQFKAIKVYDRGVRNEAVWQIVRDNIRASDLVVGDMDAQVAAARIGAERMAELVERYGLATFDLACVALMDHAERLMRQAIARLPDGVWRAETAIDGYLDSDDPKKKELPIVVTITKQDDSLVVDLTGTAPQVPDRPINMPLEGTADIAIWLTIRSVLLDTAVHGHIPVNAGLIRPITIVAPKGCLANPTFPAPTIARFCPGNQLADTVMKALSAAMPGNVSAGIGNLKVIAFSGLRDETHWVHMEIFEGSYGGRRGKDGMDAVDTLYANTRNNPIEDIETHLPLRVLRYELREDVAGAGKWRGGLGSVREFAFLSDGGASVEGEGHRYRPWGFLGGQEGVPAKLDLVLPGGLAPRALPSKVPHMNVARDGRFICYGPAGGGYGNPLERDPAKVADDVLDGVISIETARRDYGVVVSSKGVVDAEATEALRARR; the protein is encoded by the coding sequence ATGAGCACCGCCGCCATCCGCCAGCCCGCCGGCAGGCCCGATCGCATCGACCCGATCACGACCAGCGTCATCCAGGGCGCGCTCGAGAACATCGCCGTCGAGATGGGCTACAAGCTGATGCGCATGAGCTACTCTTCGATCATCCGCGAATCGGAGGATTTCGGGGCCGCGCTCGTCGATGCGGAAGGCCGCGGCCTTGCGGAATCGGCGCAGTCGACGCCGCTGCAGTCGGGCCCGATCCCGGGCTACGTGCGCGGCGTGCTGCGCATCCTGAAGGAGCGCGGCGACGCGTTCCAGCCGGGCGACGTGGTCATGCACAACGACGCCTATTCCGGCGCGAGCCACGGGCCCGACGTCGCCTTCATCGTGCCGGTGTTCGTCGCCGGCAAGCTGATCGGCTTCGCCGCCACCACGGCACACCATCTCGACATCGGCGCGCTGTCGCCCGGCTCGTGCGGCATCGTCGAGGCGATCGACGCCTATGCCGAGGGCCTGCAGTTCAAGGCGATCAAGGTCTACGACCGCGGCGTCCGCAACGAGGCGGTGTGGCAGATCGTGCGCGACAACATCCGTGCCTCCGACCTCGTGGTCGGCGACATGGACGCCCAGGTGGCGGCGGCGCGCATCGGCGCCGAGCGCATGGCCGAGCTGGTCGAGCGCTACGGGCTCGCGACCTTCGATCTCGCCTGCGTCGCTCTGATGGACCATGCCGAGCGGCTGATGCGCCAGGCCATCGCCCGGCTGCCCGACGGCGTCTGGCGCGCCGAGACGGCCATAGACGGCTATCTCGACAGCGACGATCCGAAGAAGAAGGAACTGCCGATCGTCGTCACCATCACCAAGCAGGACGATTCGCTCGTCGTCGATCTCACCGGCACGGCGCCGCAGGTGCCCGACCGGCCGATCAACATGCCGCTCGAGGGCACCGCCGACATCGCGATCTGGCTCACCATCCGCTCGGTGCTGCTCGACACGGCGGTGCACGGCCACATCCCGGTGAATGCCGGCCTGATCCGCCCCATCACCATCGTGGCGCCCAAGGGCTGCCTCGCCAACCCGACCTTCCCGGCGCCGACCATCGCCCGCTTCTGTCCTGGCAACCAGCTCGCCGACACCGTGATGAAGGCGCTGAGCGCGGCCATGCCGGGCAACGTCTCGGCCGGCATCGGCAACCTCAAGGTCATCGCCTTCTCGGGCCTGAGGGACGAGACGCACTGGGTGCACATGGAGATCTTCGAGGGCTCCTATGGCGGCCGTCGGGGCAAGGACGGCATGGATGCCGTCGACACGCTCTACGCCAACACGCGCAACAACCCGATCGAGGACATCGAGACCCATCTGCCGTTGCGTGTGCTGCGCTACGAGCTGCGCGAGGACGTCGCCGGCGCCGGCAAGTGGCGCGGCGGGCTGGGCTCGGTGCGCGAGTTCGCCTTCCTGTCCGACGGCGGCGCTTCGGTCGAGGGCGAGGGACATCGCTACCGCCCCTGGGGCTTCCTGGGCGGCCAGGAGGGCGTGCCGGCCAAGCTCGACCTCGTCCTGCCGGGCGGTCTGGCGCCGAGGGCCCTGCCCTCCAAGGTGCCGCACATGAACGTCGCGCGCGACGGCCGCTTCATCTGCTACGGCCCCGCGGGCGGCGGCTACGGCAATCCTCTGGAGCGCGATCCCGCCAAGGTCGCCGACGACGTGCTGGACGGCGTCATCTCGATCGAGACGGCGCGACGCGACTACGGCGTCGTCGTCTCGTCCAAGGGCGTCGTCGATGCCGAGGCGACCGAGGCCTTGCGAGCCCGGCGCTAG
- a CDS encoding DUF1428 domain-containing protein encodes MIFGGFSPILDERGTGETGYVDGFLVPVPEDRKDDYRKLAAKVAVKFKELGAVRVVEAWGDDVPDGKITDYKGAVKAADGEKVVYSWIEWPSRQVRDDAWKKMMADESMKPEGEMPFDGRRMIWGGFAPILDTK; translated from the coding sequence ATGATCTTCGGCGGCTTCTCGCCGATCCTCGACGAGCGAGGCACCGGCGAAACCGGCTATGTCGACGGCTTCCTGGTGCCGGTGCCGGAGGACAGGAAGGACGACTACCGCAAGCTCGCCGCCAAGGTTGCGGTCAAGTTCAAGGAACTCGGAGCGGTGCGCGTGGTCGAGGCGTGGGGCGACGACGTGCCCGACGGCAAGATCACCGACTACAAGGGCGCGGTGAAGGCCGCGGACGGCGAGAAGGTGGTCTATTCCTGGATCGAGTGGCCGTCCCGACAGGTGCGCGACGACGCCTGGAAGAAGATGATGGCCGACGAGAGCATGAAGCCGGAGGGCGAGATGCCGTTCGACGGCCGGCGCATGATCTGGGGCGGTTTCGCGCCAATCCTCGACACCAAGTAG